The Halomonas sp. KG2 genome contains a region encoding:
- the hemA gene encoding glutamyl-tRNA reductase: MTLLALGINHRTASVAVREQVAFTPTQLESALTELRNLPQISEAAVLSTCNRTELYCVTDAAGEHAVLDWLGRFHNLRIEDLSRCAYHYLDNDAARHLMRVAVGLDSMVLGEPQILGQLKDAYQQARQANGLGGELERLFQHTFAVAKQVRTETGIGKNPVSVAYAAVSMASRIFDDFSRARALLIGAGETIELVARHLHEAGVRHLTVANRTRERAELVSAPLGGSAITLPEIPEALEQADIVISSTASPLPILGKGMVERALKKRRHRPVFMVDIAVPRDIEPEVGELADVFLYTVDDLQEVIEENRRHRQVAADQAESLIEHGVGSWQHERRIRNGGEIIRDYRRHGEAIRDHSREQALERLAKGEDPAKVIERLAHQLANRLMHQPTLALRDAASQENNELLNAAPNILLPAKPAFEQPVAAVKCQKDDTPA, from the coding sequence ATGACGCTTCTTGCCCTGGGAATAAATCATCGTACCGCCAGCGTGGCCGTACGTGAGCAGGTTGCATTTACGCCAACGCAGCTGGAAAGCGCGTTGACGGAACTGCGTAACCTGCCACAAATCAGCGAAGCGGCTGTGCTTTCGACGTGTAACCGTACCGAGCTTTATTGCGTGACGGATGCCGCCGGTGAGCATGCCGTGCTGGATTGGCTTGGGCGCTTTCATAATTTGCGCATCGAAGACCTTTCCCGCTGTGCCTATCATTATCTTGACAACGATGCTGCGCGTCATCTGATGCGTGTCGCCGTTGGCCTGGACTCTATGGTGCTGGGCGAACCACAAATACTCGGTCAGTTAAAAGATGCTTATCAGCAGGCCCGCCAAGCCAATGGGTTGGGTGGTGAATTGGAGCGGTTATTCCAACACACCTTCGCGGTAGCCAAACAGGTGCGCACGGAAACGGGCATTGGCAAAAATCCAGTGTCGGTGGCGTATGCTGCTGTCAGTATGGCTAGCCGTATTTTTGATGACTTTAGTCGTGCCAGAGCGCTTTTAATCGGGGCGGGAGAAACCATTGAACTGGTAGCGCGTCATCTTCATGAAGCCGGCGTGCGGCATCTAACGGTAGCCAATCGTACCCGGGAACGCGCTGAGCTAGTGTCTGCCCCTCTGGGTGGTTCTGCTATTACCCTGCCAGAAATACCGGAGGCGTTAGAGCAGGCCGATATTGTCATCTCCTCCACGGCTTCTCCGCTGCCGATTCTAGGGAAGGGGATGGTAGAGCGTGCGCTGAAAAAGCGCCGCCACCGACCAGTGTTTATGGTGGATATCGCGGTGCCCCGTGATATCGAGCCAGAGGTGGGTGAGCTTGCCGATGTCTTCCTTTATACCGTTGATGATTTGCAAGAGGTCATTGAAGAGAATCGTCGTCACCGTCAAGTTGCCGCTGATCAGGCTGAATCTCTCATCGAGCACGGGGTGGGTAGTTGGCAGCATGAGCGTCGAATCCGCAATGGCGGCGAAATTATTCGCGACTATCGACGTCACGGAGAGGCCATTCGAGACCATTCGCGTGAGCAAGCGCTTGAGCGATTAGCCAAGGGTGAAGATCCTGCCAAGGTGATTGAACGTCTAGCTCACCAATTGGCGAATCGGTTAATGCATCAGCCCACGCTTGCCTTGCGCGACGCTGCATCCCAAGAAAATAACGAGTTGCTGAATGCCGCGCCCAATATACTACTGCCTGCTAAGCCTGCCTTTGAGCAACCAGTGGCCGCGGTAAAATGCCAGAAGGATGATACACCCGCATGA
- the lolB gene encoding lipoprotein insertase outer membrane protein LolB, protein MLTNSLPASRLSICSRSTRLLLAGIALLTLAGCATQAPVDDGGRQAGQWERQQANVEAFDTWTLVGKAGLRTPQENTSANLDWNQHPHYFRMLISGPFGGGRSVLEGREGRFSLTTSDGRFEAETPEALMEEQLGWSLPVRAMPDWVRGLPGEHASYQLESDELGFPNHLQQDGWEIDYRDWEQVEGMWLPRRLVMNYGDLRITLVVNQWQSTNSDS, encoded by the coding sequence ATGTTGACCAATTCCCTGCCCGCGAGCCGTTTATCAATCTGCAGTCGCTCAACTCGCTTGTTACTGGCCGGCATTGCCCTGTTAACGTTGGCGGGGTGCGCCACCCAAGCGCCTGTAGACGATGGCGGACGCCAGGCTGGGCAATGGGAACGCCAGCAAGCCAACGTTGAAGCCTTCGATACCTGGACTCTCGTGGGCAAAGCAGGACTTCGCACTCCCCAGGAAAATACCAGCGCCAATCTAGACTGGAATCAACATCCCCACTATTTCCGCATGCTGATCAGTGGCCCCTTTGGCGGCGGGCGCAGTGTGCTAGAAGGTCGTGAAGGGCGCTTTTCGCTAACCACTAGCGATGGTCGCTTTGAAGCCGAGACGCCGGAAGCATTAATGGAAGAGCAACTTGGTTGGTCATTGCCGGTTCGCGCCATGCCTGACTGGGTGCGAGGCCTGCCGGGCGAGCACGCCAGCTACCAGTTGGAATCAGACGAACTCGGCTTCCCTAACCACTTACAGCAAGATGGCTGGGAGATCGACTACCGTGATTGGGAGCAAGTAGAGGGCATGTGGCTACCGCGTCGACTAGTGATGAACTATGGTGACCTGCGCATCACCCTGGTGGTCAATCAGTGGCAATCCACTAACTCGGACTCCTAG
- a CDS encoding tetratricopeptide repeat protein, with protein sequence MPLRATLLGHPLSLPGLPLLPLATTLLLGGCQLSPSSFETGVQNDAYDPMQSAPPITRGLDAEGLRSLLAAELAGQRGDYRYASQGYLEASRRYRNPALAERATFAARFGNDVALMEASAIRWRELAPQAEMPNRLLATLSLQRGDWLDSLEQRLAIAEAGGNGEIAAFSEAAVAEEAPLNLLIQPLRDYLAQPGAQQNEFHSDVLLGAALIESALGQTRQAQQYLDQVTQLSPESAALWLAKARLALETGDHRGAQRAAQRGLDLAPDDVRFILMLAQAEIRLNNITAAEAHTNTLLETHGGNEELRIALAQLYLEEGHSEPAYRLLQPLIGQDRVPNTAYFLLGAIAQSQGEVDNALLYYRQVQDGNEFLPARAAAARMLIENDRLLDARAMLRVERMRHDDYFGELVMLEIQLLDEFNLQEDAMALLDRELARTPDDTSLLYLRAMRAWEMGDVEAMERDLRQILHTEPDNADALNALGYTLADLNLQGRLEEARDLIERAYEADPSNPAILDSMGWVYFRLGQPDNALAWLESAYAQVPDQEIAAHLAEVLHALGRSEEARQLIERILQRASYHPQIDDLLERHPELTPLSAP encoded by the coding sequence ATGCCCCTTCGAGCGACACTACTGGGTCACCCCCTATCGTTACCGGGTTTACCCTTACTGCCCTTGGCCACAACGCTACTACTGGGCGGCTGCCAGCTTTCCCCGTCTTCATTTGAGACCGGGGTTCAAAATGATGCTTATGATCCCATGCAATCAGCGCCGCCGATTACTCGCGGGCTGGATGCTGAGGGTCTTCGCTCGTTGCTGGCAGCAGAACTTGCTGGCCAACGGGGCGATTATCGCTACGCCAGCCAAGGCTATCTGGAAGCGTCACGGCGCTATCGCAACCCCGCGTTAGCCGAGCGCGCTACCTTTGCAGCACGCTTTGGCAATGATGTCGCTTTAATGGAAGCCTCCGCGATACGCTGGCGTGAATTAGCACCTCAAGCAGAAATGCCGAATAGGTTGCTGGCAACACTTTCATTACAGCGCGGAGACTGGCTGGACAGCTTAGAGCAGCGTCTGGCGATCGCTGAAGCAGGAGGCAATGGCGAAATAGCGGCTTTTTCAGAGGCGGCGGTGGCCGAAGAAGCGCCACTGAACCTATTAATCCAGCCATTGCGCGATTATCTTGCCCAGCCTGGCGCCCAGCAAAATGAATTCCACAGCGATGTTTTACTTGGCGCCGCACTGATTGAGTCCGCACTGGGGCAAACGCGTCAAGCGCAACAGTATCTGGATCAAGTAACGCAGCTATCGCCTGAATCTGCCGCTTTGTGGCTTGCTAAGGCGCGCCTAGCATTAGAGACGGGAGATCATCGTGGTGCTCAGCGCGCTGCGCAAAGGGGGCTGGATTTAGCACCCGACGATGTCCGTTTCATATTAATGTTAGCCCAAGCTGAAATTCGCCTGAATAATATTACCGCTGCGGAAGCACACACCAATACGTTGCTAGAAACCCATGGTGGTAACGAAGAATTACGCATTGCTCTCGCCCAACTCTATTTGGAAGAAGGCCATAGCGAGCCAGCATATCGATTACTGCAACCTCTGATTGGTCAGGACCGCGTACCTAACACTGCCTACTTCTTATTGGGAGCCATTGCCCAGTCTCAAGGAGAAGTCGATAACGCGCTGCTTTATTATCGGCAAGTACAAGACGGCAACGAATTCCTTCCGGCCCGAGCCGCCGCGGCACGTATGCTGATTGAAAATGATCGCCTGCTAGATGCTCGCGCTATGCTGCGTGTTGAGCGAATGCGCCATGACGACTACTTCGGTGAGCTGGTAATGCTAGAAATACAGCTACTGGATGAATTTAATCTGCAAGAAGATGCCATGGCGCTACTCGATAGAGAGCTGGCTCGTACGCCAGATGACACCAGCCTGCTTTATTTAAGGGCAATGCGCGCATGGGAAATGGGCGATGTTGAAGCGATGGAGCGCGACCTGCGCCAAATACTACATACCGAACCTGATAATGCAGATGCATTAAACGCATTAGGCTACACGCTTGCCGACTTGAACCTCCAGGGGCGCCTTGAAGAAGCACGCGATTTGATTGAGCGTGCCTATGAAGCAGATCCCAGCAACCCTGCCATACTCGACAGCATGGGCTGGGTCTATTTTCGGCTCGGCCAGCCTGACAATGCACTTGCGTGGTTAGAGAGCGCCTACGCACAAGTACCTGATCAAGAAATTGCCGCTCATTTAGCCGAGGTTCTTCATGCCCTAGGGCGCAGCGAAGAAGCACGCCAGCTTATTGAGCGCATTCTTCAGCGGGCAAGCTATCACCCGCAAATTGATGACTTACTTGAGCGCCACCCTGAACTAACACCGTTAAGCGCGCCCTAA
- the ispE gene encoding 4-(cytidine 5'-diphospho)-2-C-methyl-D-erythritol kinase: MPATPSALTLPAPAKLNRMLHIVGRRQDGYHELQTLFQFIDLCDYLTFTPRTDSTITLSNTLSGVAHNDNLIVRAAHLLQQASGIQQGVSVAIEKNLPMGGGLGGGSSNAATTLVGLNHLWQLGLSSEALAKLGLTLGADVPVFVHGHSAWAEGVGEKLTSVTLDTPWFVVIHPGVSVSTPAIFQDPELTRDSLPITMARALQGGAPEWRNDCEAIVKKRYPPIAEALDWLTQHAPSRLTGTGACLFAAFDSQQAAQAVAHMAGQHWHSWVARGLNTSPLQDALGR, encoded by the coding sequence ATGCCTGCAACACCCTCGGCGTTGACACTACCTGCTCCCGCTAAGCTAAACCGCATGTTGCATATCGTAGGCCGTCGTCAAGACGGCTATCACGAGCTGCAAACGCTTTTTCAGTTTATCGATTTGTGTGATTACCTTACCTTCACGCCACGCACTGACAGCACCATTACACTTTCCAACACGCTTAGTGGCGTTGCCCATAACGACAATTTAATTGTCCGCGCAGCACACCTATTGCAACAGGCAAGCGGCATTCAGCAAGGCGTCTCAGTCGCCATCGAAAAGAATCTGCCGATGGGAGGCGGTCTTGGCGGTGGCAGCTCTAATGCAGCGACCACCCTGGTCGGGTTGAATCACCTGTGGCAACTGGGACTAAGTAGCGAAGCGCTTGCAAAACTAGGGCTGACGCTAGGTGCCGATGTCCCAGTATTCGTTCACGGTCACAGCGCTTGGGCGGAAGGCGTTGGCGAAAAGCTGACTTCAGTCACGCTAGATACGCCCTGGTTCGTGGTCATCCATCCAGGCGTTAGCGTCTCAACACCAGCAATCTTCCAAGACCCGGAATTGACACGCGACAGCCTCCCCATTACTATGGCGCGCGCACTGCAGGGGGGAGCGCCGGAGTGGCGTAACGACTGCGAAGCTATCGTCAAAAAACGCTATCCGCCAATTGCGGAAGCATTGGACTGGCTCACGCAGCATGCACCTAGTCGGTTGACCGGTACCGGCGCCTGCTTGTTTGCGGCTTTCGATTCACAGCAAGCCGCGCAAGCCGTCGCACATATGGCAGGTCAACATTGGCATTCATGGGTAGCGCGCGGACTCAACACCTCTCCCCTACAAGATGCTCTGGGCCGCTGA
- the pth gene encoding aminoacyl-tRNA hydrolase, which translates to MSQVTAIIGLGNPGAEYDATRHNAGFWLVDAIARSAHTELRSEKKFLGLYAKARVGDHELHLLNPTTFMNRSGAAVAALAQFFKLTPDNLLVAHDELDLPPGQARYKTGGGHGGHNGLRDIISALGNQKQFHRVRIGIGHPGEARQVVNYVLGRPGKAEREAIESALDECLATLPLALSGDWAKAMNRLHSVK; encoded by the coding sequence ATGAGCCAGGTAACGGCCATTATTGGCCTGGGAAACCCCGGTGCAGAATACGATGCAACTCGCCATAATGCGGGCTTTTGGCTGGTAGACGCCATTGCTCGCAGTGCGCACACAGAGCTTCGCTCGGAAAAGAAATTTTTGGGCCTGTACGCCAAAGCACGTGTTGGCGACCATGAACTGCACCTTCTCAATCCCACTACTTTTATGAATCGTAGCGGTGCTGCCGTTGCAGCACTTGCACAGTTTTTCAAACTAACGCCTGACAATTTACTGGTTGCTCATGATGAGCTAGACCTTCCCCCAGGACAGGCACGCTACAAGACCGGCGGTGGCCATGGCGGTCATAACGGCCTGCGAGACATCATTAGCGCCTTAGGCAACCAGAAGCAGTTTCATCGGGTAAGAATTGGCATTGGCCACCCAGGAGAAGCACGTCAGGTCGTTAACTATGTGCTAGGCCGACCCGGCAAAGCCGAACGGGAAGCCATTGAAAGCGCTTTGGATGAGTGTCTGGCTACACTACCACTTGCACTCTCTGGCGACTGGGCTAAAGCCATGAACCGCCTTCATAGCGTAAAATAG
- a CDS encoding ribose-phosphate pyrophosphokinase, with protein sequence MSKLMVFTGNANPELAQKIAESLDSRMGNATVGQFSDGEIAVEINENVRGKDVFILQSTCAPTNDNLMELILMVDALRRASAARITAVVPYFGYARQDRRVRSARVPISAKVVADMMVKAGVDRVMTMDLHADQIQGFFDVPVDNVYGSPILLDDIERQNYDDLVVVSPDVGGVVRARAIAKQLNADLAIIDKRRPQANQAQVMHIIGEIEGRTCVVVDDMIDTAGTLCKAGEALKDHGAARVVAYATHPILSGPAVDNITNSVLDEVVVTDTIPLSDTARRSGKIRQLSVAGLIAEAIRRVSNEESVSAMFH encoded by the coding sequence GTGTCAAAATTGATGGTTTTCACCGGGAATGCCAATCCCGAACTCGCTCAAAAGATTGCCGAGAGCTTAGACAGCCGTATGGGTAATGCTACGGTCGGTCAATTTAGCGACGGCGAAATCGCGGTCGAGATCAATGAGAACGTGCGTGGTAAGGATGTGTTCATCCTGCAATCCACCTGTGCCCCCACGAACGATAACCTGATGGAACTGATTCTGATGGTGGACGCCCTGCGTCGCGCCTCAGCTGCCCGTATTACGGCAGTCGTTCCCTATTTTGGCTATGCACGCCAGGATCGTCGCGTCCGCTCAGCCCGCGTTCCCATCTCAGCAAAAGTTGTGGCTGATATGATGGTGAAAGCTGGCGTTGATCGCGTCATGACGATGGATCTGCACGCTGACCAAATTCAAGGTTTCTTCGACGTACCGGTTGACAACGTTTACGGCTCACCCATTTTGCTGGACGACATCGAGCGCCAGAACTACGACGACCTCGTAGTGGTTTCTCCCGATGTCGGCGGCGTTGTGCGCGCTCGCGCTATCGCCAAACAGCTTAACGCTGATCTTGCCATTATTGATAAGCGTCGCCCCCAGGCCAATCAGGCTCAAGTGATGCACATCATCGGTGAAATCGAAGGCCGCACCTGTGTGGTTGTCGATGACATGATCGATACCGCTGGCACGCTCTGCAAAGCCGGCGAAGCGTTAAAAGATCACGGCGCAGCACGCGTTGTCGCTTATGCAACACACCCGATTTTGTCCGGCCCTGCGGTCGACAACATCACCAACTCGGTGCTGGACGAGGTTGTCGTGACCGACACCATTCCGCTTTCCGACACTGCCCGTCGCAGCGGAAAAATTCGCCAGCTGAGCGTTGCCGGACTCATCGCGGAAGCCATCCGTCGAGTCAGCAACGAAGAATCCGTTAGCGCGATGTTCCATTAA
- a CDS encoding M18 family aminopeptidase — translation MSEAFNADRVTRLCDFLHQSPTPWHATRCMAERLEQAGFVRLEETANWQLEPGKRYYVTRNDSSVIAFQLPADKLTSLRMLGAHTDSPGLRLKPNATQYAAGWMQLGVQVYGGVLLAPWFDRDLGLAGRVHVRHADGHLESVLLNVDRPIAMVPSLAIHLDRDVNAGRVINPQTQMSPVVMQSDSAQLSDLLADWLEEQHGLRAVEVVDFELGFYDVQPPSLVGLRQELVASARLDNLLSCFVGLEAMLACDASQGALLVANDHEEVGSASACGAQGPFLGDVLKRLNAQVGGATEESLIQLIQSSLMISCDNAHALHPNFQDKHDERHGPAINGGPVIKVNANQRYATNSVTGALFRDVCREADVPVQSFVTRSDMGCGSTIGPITATEVGVPTIDVGLPQWAMHSVRETAGTRDVDYLTRALTVFLNRSELC, via the coding sequence ATGTCCGAAGCTTTCAACGCGGACCGTGTAACGCGGCTATGTGATTTTCTGCACCAATCGCCTACGCCCTGGCATGCGACTCGCTGTATGGCGGAGCGTTTGGAGCAGGCGGGCTTTGTGCGTCTTGAAGAGACGGCTAACTGGCAGCTTGAGCCGGGCAAGCGTTATTACGTGACGCGCAATGATTCGTCAGTGATTGCATTTCAACTGCCTGCTGATAAGTTAACCAGCCTGCGCATGTTAGGTGCGCACACGGACAGCCCAGGGCTGCGTTTAAAGCCCAACGCCACCCAGTATGCCGCGGGATGGATGCAGTTGGGGGTGCAAGTATATGGTGGTGTGTTGTTAGCCCCGTGGTTTGATCGCGACTTGGGGTTGGCAGGGCGTGTGCATGTACGTCACGCCGATGGTCATTTAGAAAGTGTGCTACTAAATGTGGACCGGCCGATTGCCATGGTGCCTAGTTTGGCGATTCATTTAGACCGCGATGTTAATGCTGGACGTGTTATTAACCCGCAAACGCAAATGTCGCCTGTTGTGATGCAGAGTGATAGCGCGCAGCTTAGCGACTTATTGGCTGATTGGTTGGAAGAGCAGCATGGCTTACGTGCTGTGGAAGTTGTTGACTTTGAGTTGGGGTTTTATGACGTACAGCCGCCATCGTTGGTAGGGTTGCGTCAGGAGTTGGTCGCCAGTGCGCGGCTAGACAACTTGTTGTCGTGTTTTGTGGGACTCGAGGCGATGCTAGCGTGTGATGCTAGTCAGGGAGCCTTGCTGGTGGCCAACGACCATGAAGAGGTGGGTAGTGCCAGCGCCTGCGGTGCTCAGGGACCTTTCTTGGGTGATGTACTGAAGCGTTTAAATGCCCAAGTAGGTGGTGCGACTGAAGAATCGCTGATCCAGTTGATTCAGTCATCGCTTATGATTTCATGCGATAACGCTCACGCTTTACACCCTAATTTCCAAGATAAACACGATGAACGTCATGGCCCTGCTATCAATGGTGGTCCAGTTATTAAGGTAAATGCTAATCAGCGTTATGCCACTAACAGTGTAACGGGGGCGCTGTTTCGGGATGTGTGTCGTGAGGCCGATGTGCCCGTGCAGTCGTTTGTTACTCGTTCAGATATGGGGTGTGGTAGCACTATTGGACCGATTACGGCGACTGAGGTGGGGGTGCCGACGATTGATGTAGGGCTTCCCCAGTGGGCAATGCATTCTGTACGTGAAACAGCAGGAACACGCGATGTTGATTATTTGACCCGAGCGTTGACGGTGTTTTTGAATCGTTCTGAGTTGTGCTGA
- the prfA gene encoding peptide chain release factor 1, which produces MKETLRQRLDSFSDRFEELAMLLSDPEVINNQQRFRDYSREYAELEELVAAWQRYGEVEKSIEEAVQLSRDSDPDMRELAEMEISEGREKLEALDSELKRLLVPKDPDDGRGVFLEVRAGTGGDEAAIFAGDLFRMYSRYAEKRGWRVEVVSASHGEQGGYKEVISRVKGDGVYARLKFESGAHRVQRVPATESQGRIHTSACTVAVMPEVDDVGDIDINPADLRVDTYRSSGAGGQHVNTTDSAIRITHLPTGVVVECQEERSQHKNRAKAMSLLAAKLKRNAVDSQRQEQADARRSLVGSGDRSERIRTYNFPQGRITDHRINLTLYKLTEVITGEQLDDVIEPLIHEYQAEQLSALQDA; this is translated from the coding sequence ATGAAAGAGACTTTGCGCCAACGTCTAGATAGCTTTTCCGACCGTTTTGAAGAGCTGGCAATGCTGCTGTCTGACCCTGAAGTGATTAATAATCAGCAGCGTTTTCGTGACTACTCCCGTGAGTACGCGGAATTAGAAGAGCTGGTCGCCGCTTGGCAGCGCTACGGCGAGGTAGAAAAAAGCATCGAAGAAGCCGTGCAGTTAAGTCGCGACAGCGACCCCGATATGCGCGAGCTGGCGGAAATGGAAATCAGTGAGGGGCGTGAGAAACTCGAAGCCCTGGATAGTGAGCTGAAACGCCTGCTGGTGCCTAAAGACCCCGATGATGGCCGCGGCGTGTTCTTGGAAGTGCGTGCTGGTACGGGCGGGGATGAAGCTGCGATCTTTGCTGGTGATCTGTTTCGCATGTACTCACGTTATGCGGAAAAACGTGGCTGGCGCGTTGAAGTTGTCAGCGCAAGTCACGGTGAGCAGGGCGGTTACAAAGAAGTTATTTCTCGTGTGAAAGGCGACGGCGTCTATGCACGCTTGAAATTTGAGTCTGGTGCGCACCGCGTACAGCGCGTGCCCGCGACGGAATCGCAAGGCCGGATACACACGTCCGCCTGCACGGTGGCAGTCATGCCAGAGGTAGACGACGTGGGCGATATCGATATTAACCCCGCGGATTTGCGCGTTGACACCTATCGTTCCAGTGGCGCGGGCGGCCAGCACGTAAACACCACAGATTCCGCTATTCGTATTACTCACCTGCCTACAGGCGTGGTGGTGGAGTGCCAGGAAGAGCGTAGTCAGCATAAAAACCGTGCAAAGGCGATGTCGTTGCTGGCAGCCAAACTCAAACGCAATGCGGTTGACTCGCAGCGCCAAGAGCAAGCAGACGCTCGCCGCTCATTGGTAGGCTCAGGGGACCGCAGTGAACGAATCCGTACTTACAATTTTCCTCAGGGCCGGATTACCGACCACCGTATTAACCTGACACTCTACAAACTAACGGAAGTCATTACAGGTGAGCAGCTTGATGATGTCATTGAACCGCTCATTCACGAATATCAAGCAGAGCAGCTTTCGGCCCTTCAGGACGCCTAA
- a CDS encoding 50S ribosomal protein L25/general stress protein Ctc, whose amino-acid sequence MSDFILKASVRNDLGKGASRRLRRANQQVPAVIYGGEKGAQSISVEKTAFYKAIEDESFFSSVIKLVIDGAEEQVVVRDLQRHPFKPLLTHADFLRVDATHEITMNVPLHVVGEETCVGIKDQGGELHVLANEVAISCLPKDLPDFLEVDISAIELGTTLHLSDLNLPAGVTSVDLAHGEDHDNAVLSITKVKVRGGDDEESEGEGEEESSAE is encoded by the coding sequence ATGTCTGATTTTATCCTGAAAGCCAGCGTTCGTAACGACCTGGGGAAAGGTGCGAGCCGCCGCCTGCGTCGTGCGAACCAACAAGTTCCGGCCGTTATTTACGGCGGTGAGAAAGGCGCTCAGTCTATCTCTGTAGAAAAAACTGCTTTCTACAAAGCGATTGAAGACGAGTCCTTCTTCTCCTCAGTGATCAAGCTGGTCATCGACGGCGCTGAAGAGCAAGTGGTTGTTCGTGACCTACAGCGTCACCCGTTCAAGCCACTGCTCACCCACGCCGACTTCCTGCGTGTTGATGCCACTCACGAAATCACCATGAACGTGCCGCTGCACGTCGTTGGCGAAGAGACGTGTGTCGGCATCAAAGACCAAGGCGGCGAACTGCACGTCCTGGCCAATGAAGTAGCCATTAGCTGCTTGCCGAAAGATCTTCCGGACTTCTTGGAAGTGGACATCAGCGCCATTGAGCTAGGCACTACGCTTCACTTGTCTGACCTGAACCTACCTGCTGGCGTCACGTCGGTTGATCTGGCCCATGGCGAAGATCACGACAACGCGGTTCTAAGCATTACCAAAGTAAAAGTACGCGGCGGTGATGACGAAGAGAGCGAAGGTGAAGGCGAAGAAGAGTCCAGCGCTGAGTAA
- the ychF gene encoding redox-regulated ATPase YchF yields the protein MGFNCGIVGLPNVGKSTLFNALTKSGIDAENFPFCTIEPNVGIVPMPDPRLDKLAEIVKPQKVLPTTMEFVDIAGLVAGASKGEGLGNKFLANIRETQAIAHVVRCFDNDNVIHVANQVDPRADIETINLELALADLDTVEKASQRLVRAVKGGDKDATATKAILDRIQPHLAEGMPLRSFGLDDDEKRQIKSFGFLTLKPTMYIANVNEDGFENNPYLDIVNEIAAEEGAAVVPVCNQLEAEIAELDDEERSMFLSEMGMEEPGLDRVIRAGYALLGLQTYFTAGVKEVRAWTVKEGASAPEAAGVIHTDFQKGFIRAEVVAYEDFVALNGEQGAKDAGKWRLEGKDYIVKDGDVIHFRFNV from the coding sequence ATGGGCTTTAACTGCGGTATCGTCGGCCTACCTAATGTAGGCAAATCCACGCTTTTTAATGCGCTGACCAAATCAGGTATTGATGCAGAAAACTTCCCATTCTGCACCATTGAGCCGAACGTAGGCATCGTACCAATGCCAGACCCGCGACTTGATAAGCTTGCGGAGATCGTCAAGCCACAAAAAGTGCTGCCGACAACAATGGAATTTGTCGATATCGCAGGCTTAGTCGCCGGAGCATCCAAAGGCGAAGGCTTGGGCAACAAGTTCTTGGCCAATATTCGCGAAACCCAGGCGATCGCCCATGTCGTACGCTGCTTTGATAACGACAACGTAATCCACGTTGCCAACCAAGTGGACCCACGGGCAGATATTGAAACCATCAACCTGGAACTGGCACTTGCCGACCTGGATACCGTTGAAAAAGCCAGCCAACGCCTCGTTCGTGCAGTGAAAGGCGGCGACAAAGATGCCACCGCCACCAAGGCCATTCTTGACCGCATTCAGCCACACCTCGCTGAAGGTATGCCGCTGCGCAGTTTTGGTCTTGATGACGATGAGAAGCGCCAGATTAAGAGCTTTGGCTTCTTAACGCTCAAGCCCACCATGTACATTGCCAACGTTAACGAAGATGGCTTCGAGAACAATCCCTACCTAGACATCGTTAATGAGATTGCGGCAGAAGAAGGCGCCGCAGTGGTGCCGGTATGCAACCAGCTAGAAGCTGAGATTGCCGAGCTGGATGACGAAGAGCGCAGCATGTTCCTATCAGAAATGGGCATGGAAGAACCAGGGCTTGATCGCGTCATTCGTGCAGGCTATGCCCTGCTTGGCCTACAAACATATTTCACCGCTGGCGTTAAAGAAGTCCGCGCCTGGACAGTAAAAGAAGGCGCCAGCGCCCCTGAAGCCGCTGGCGTGATTCACACCGATTTCCAGAAAGGTTTTATCCGCGCGGAAGTGGTTGCTTACGAAGACTTTGTCGCACTCAATGGCGAGCAAGGGGCTAAAGATGCTGGCAAATGGCGCTTAGAAGGTAAGGATTACATCGTTAAAGATGGCGATGTTATTCATTTCCGTTTTAACGTCTGA